Genomic DNA from Halobaculum sp. MBLA0147:
GGGACACGCCGATCTGCGGGACACGCCGACCCACGGTAGAACACACCGACCCACGCGGTGGAACACGCCGACTCGCAGCGATCACTCGGGCGACCGCGGTCCTACTCGTCGCGACAACAGCCGCCGGCTTCCCCACCGAAGTCCACGGCGAGCGGGTCGGATATCAGCCGGTTCAGCGTCTCCAGTCGCTCTTCGAGCTCTTCTTGGGCTTCCAGGTACCGTGCCATCGTCGGCATCGAGTGGAGTTCCTGCTGTGCCTCGCGGACACGCTCGACGGCGTCCTCGTCGGCGCGGCCGGACTGGCGCGCCAGCGCGAACTCCTGGCGGATGCGCTCGAACTCGTCGATCTTCGACTGCACCTCGTCGTCCGCCTCGACGGCTGCCTTCGCCTCCTCGAAGGCACGGTACTCCGGCAGGGCGGCGATCTCTTCGCCGAGTGCCGTCGCGAGTCCCTCCACGTCGTCCGCGTCTGCGGCGGCTCCGGCGGTCCCGTCTTCGCCCGCGTCCGCCACCGTCCTCTCGTCTGCGTCGGAGTCGACACTCATGTCACACACGCGGGCCGCGAGGGATTTAACGGACGCGTCTCGTCGGCGACTCGGTGTCGTGGCAGTCGAACCGGACGTGTCGCCCGTGACTCCGACGACGCCGCTGCAGTCGGACGCTGCTCAGAGCAGTCCGTACGCGACGATCGCGAGTCCGGACACGGCGGCGAGCACCGCCCACGTCCGGTGGGTGTCGATGGAGGCGTACGGGCCACCCTTCCGGGTGAACCGGTACAGGAAGTAGACGTACAACGGCACGGCTCGCAACAGGATACTCACACCCAGTCCGAGCACCACCTCCGTCACGACCGTCACGAGCACTGCCGTCGCGGCCGCGGCGGCGGCAACGACCAGGTCCCGTTTCGCCGACTCGATGTCCAAACTCATGTGTGTGACTCGTCGTCCGTGTCGTGGTGGTGCGTGTACGCCACTGGGTGGTGAGCGTACACCCCGGCGCGTCACTCACCGAGTGCGCGTCGCTCGGCCGCCCTACGCCCGACGCCTCGCGTGGCGTCGTCACTCCTCGTCGAGCTCTTCGACGAGTTCGTCGGCGTCCACGTCGATGTCCTCGTCCTCGGCGGCCTCCTCGACGGCCTCTTCGAGACCGGCACCGCCGCCGCCCATGCCGCCCATCATGCCGGGCATCCCGCCGGCACCGCCGTCGATGACCTCCTCGACGACGACGCGGTCGAGGTTCAGCTCGTCGATGAGCTGTTGAGCGATCTGCTGTTTCGAGAACATCCACTGCTGGTTCATCTGCATCATCGGCGTCGCCTCGATCACCAGCGAGCGGCGGTCGCGCTCGACCGTCTCCGTCTCCGGCTCCTCGTCGTCCTCCTCGCCGTCGACGGTGACCTCCTCCTCGACGACGTCCTCCTCGATGCGGACGTCCGGCTCCTCCTGGAGGTACATCCCGATCATCGCGGCGGCCTGCTCCTCCTCGTCGTCGACGCGCCCGACGATCTCGTAGTCGTACGTCAGGTCGTCGCCGGCCAGCGGGTGGTTGAAGTCGACACGTGCGCGTCCGCCGACGATCGTCTCCAGGTAGCCCTGGTCGCCGTCGACGGTGACCTGCGCGCCGGGGTAGCGGTCGTCCTCGGGGATCTTGTTCGCGGTGACCGTCTTCACCTGGTCCGGGTCGAACTCGCCGAACGCCTCGGCTGCCGGGACCGTCACCTCGTTGCCGTCGCCGACCTCGCGGCCGACCAGGTCGTCGTCGACGGACTCGAAGACGTGGCCCTCGCCGACGGTCACCGTCCGCGGGGAGAAGTCGTGCTCGTCGTCGTCGATGCCGGCCTCCTCGGCGACCTCCTGGCTCGTCGTGTCGACGACGCGTCCCTCCTCGTCGTCCTCGGTGATCGTCCGGACGGTGTACTCCAGTTCGACGAAGTCACCCTCGGCGATCCCGTCGCCGGCCGCCTCGGTGTCTGCGTCGGTGTCCTGCTCTGTCTCGTCGGATGCACCGGCGTCGGCGGCCTCCGCCGCGTCTGCCTGCTCTTCTTCGCTCATACGCCGAACGTCGCCCGTCCGCTTCTTAACAGTCACGTTTCCCCCGCAGCCAGCGAGTCGCAACGACGGGGTGCCGCGGCGACGCGGGATCTCGTCGGCCGGGTGTCGGGACGACGGGGGACCGCGACGACGGGCTGTCTAACGGACGCGAAGGCCCTACTTCTCGACCATCCGCACGTCACAGTCGAGACAGATCACCTCGCTGGCGACCCAGTGGGCCTCGGACTGCCCGCAGTCGGGGCACCGCCACTTGTCGTTGTTGTGCTCGGTCGTCGCCCGCGGCGGTGCGACGCGGCCCGCGCTCTCGACGTGTTCGAGTACTTTCGGGAGGCGTCGCCGCAGGAACCGCGGTCGCGCGGCGAGGTACGAGGCGTCGCTCGTGTCCCCGCCGTGCATGTCGTCCCACTCGAACTGCGCCGGGGTGTGACGACTCGTCTGGACCACGGCAGTCCGGAGGCCCTCGAAGAACGCGCCGGTCGCCACGGAGACGGGGTCGTCCGTCTCGACGCTCTCGTACCGTTCCTCGGCGCGGTCGAACCCGCCGGTGTCGATCCCGCCCGCGACGCCGAAGACGCCGCGGTACTCCTCGGCGCAGGCGCGTTCGGCGTCGGTCTGGAGCACGCTGTCGCGGTAGTCGGTGGCGATGGCGATCCCCTCCGTCGCGCGGGTGGTGGCGCGTGGTTTCCGCCCCGCGGCGCGGTAGCAGAACGTCGCGAGGATCACGTTCCCGAGTCCCCAGCCGGCGCGCGAGGCGTCCGCGCCGAGGGTGTCGTATCCACGTCCGCGGCCTTCGAGTCCCGCGAGGGTGCCGCGCGCGGCGAGGGTGTAGAGGTCGCCAGCGCGGTTGGGTTCGCGGTCGATCAGCGCGCGGATCGCCGCGTCGCGGCGTTCCTGCGGGTCGTCTTCGATCCGCGTCGGGTTCGGGGAGCGTTCCGGTGGTGTCTGGCTCACGAGTGGTGGAGGGGCCGGATCGGTGTGAAGGTGGCGTGTGTGGGTGTGGCGTGGGTGGGATGTTGGGTGTGTGGTTGTGGGGTGGATTTTTGTGGTGCGTTGGTAGTTAGTGAGTGTGGTTGAGTGTAAAGGCGTAGTTCAGGATCAGGATGCGGTTCCGGAGGAGCGGTGTGGGTTCGAGATGTTGGCTGCTGATGTTCGATTGGTGCCATCACCACCTGATACGCTATCAGAGGCAGTTGAGGCGTATCGTAATTCCGTTTGCTGGCGTCGTACTACCGACGGACGAGATCTGTGTGACTGGCACGCAGAAGGGGTTGCCGGAGACGACGAAACTCCGGGAAGCGGTTCTGGGATTGTCCTTGATGGTGCGAATGTAGACGAACCACGTCCAACATCGTCGCTAGAGGGAATTGTGTGTCGGTATGCTAACCTCTCGGGGGCGAACCTCTTCGACGCCGACCTCTCGGAGGCGAACCTCTTCTACGCCGACCTTTCAGAGGCGATCCTCGCAGATGCCGACCTCTCGGGGGCGAACCTCTTACACGCCGACCTCTCGGGGGCGAACTTCTTTTACACCGACCTCTCGGAGGCGAGCCTCGCAGATGCCGACCTCTCGAAGGGGGACCTCGGAGGTGCCGACCTCTCGAAGGCGAGCCTCAGAAACGCCGACGTCTCGGAGGCGGACCTCGCAGGTGCCGACCTCTCGGGGGCGGATCTCTTCGACGCCGACCTCTCGGAGGCGAATATTAAACATGCCAATCTCTCCGGATCCAATCTCTCAAGCACCACCGCGAAGAACACCAACTTCCGATACGCCCTCTTCGGCGACCCAGACACTGACCACTCACCGACGAATCTCGAAAACGCCGTCTTCAGAGACACCGACTTCCGCGGCGCGGACTTCACCGATGCCAGACTCGACCAGACCGATGTCACGGGCGCCCGCATCGACGCCGAGACCACGTTCGACGCCGAGACGATCTACGAACGCGACGACAGCGTGACGAGCGACCAGCGAGACGACGCAGACGACGCCGCGCCGCCGTCCGTCTGGGTCCACCGCCGGCTCGAACGCCTCCACGAGGAGAACGCCCTCAGTTCCGTCGCCCGGGAGTTCCACATCCGGAAGCAACGCGCCCGCAAGCGCCACTACGCCGCGGAAGCGAACGTCGGAAGCTGGCGCGAGCGAATTCCGGACCACAGTCTCGACAGCGACACACTCCAGACCCAGATCGGCACACTACGCGACAGGCTCACCCGAGACGCAATAACGAGCCACGCCGGTGACATCCGCGATACACTCACCAGAGAGAGAATCCGTGACCGACTCCAGAACACAGGTGGCCGACTCAAGCGTCTCGGAAGACACCTACGAGGGAACCCCGTCCGCGAGGTCGCACAGTGGGTTCGCGGACTCCGCGACTGGCAGGCGTACGTTCGTTGGCTCCAA
This window encodes:
- a CDS encoding YlbF family regulator; this translates as MSVDSDADERTVADAGEDGTAGAAADADDVEGLATALGEEIAALPEYRAFEEAKAAVEADDEVQSKIDEFERIRQEFALARQSGRADEDAVERVREAQQELHSMPTMARYLEAQEELEERLETLNRLISDPLAVDFGGEAGGCCRDE
- a CDS encoding peptidylprolyl isomerase, with product MSEEEQADAAEAADAGASDETEQDTDADTEAAGDGIAEGDFVELEYTVRTITEDDEEGRVVDTTSQEVAEEAGIDDDEHDFSPRTVTVGEGHVFESVDDDLVGREVGDGNEVTVPAAEAFGEFDPDQVKTVTANKIPEDDRYPGAQVTVDGDQGYLETIVGGRARVDFNHPLAGDDLTYDYEIVGRVDDEEEQAAAMIGMYLQEEPDVRIEEDVVEEEVTVDGEEDDEEPETETVERDRRSLVIEATPMMQMNQQWMFSKQQIAQQLIDELNLDRVVVEEVIDGGAGGMPGMMGGMGGGGAGLEEAVEEAAEDEDIDVDADELVEELDEE
- a CDS encoding pentapeptide repeat-containing protein: MCRYANLSGANLFDADLSEANLFYADLSEAILADADLSGANLLHADLSGANFFYTDLSEASLADADLSKGDLGGADLSKASLRNADVSEADLAGADLSGADLFDADLSEANIKHANLSGSNLSSTTAKNTNFRYALFGDPDTDHSPTNLENAVFRDTDFRGADFTDARLDQTDVTGARIDAETTFDAETIYERDDSVTSDQRDDADDAAPPSVWVHRRLERLHEENALSSVAREFHIRKQRARKRHYAAEANVGSWRERIPDHSLDSDTLQTQIGTLRDRLTRDAITSHAGDIRDTLTRERIRDRLQNTGGRLKRLGRHLRGNPVREVAQWVRGLRDWQAYVRWLQLRTFEVTMGYGERPSRVIGTSAACVVGCALLYPLGDWVAPNPGSVEAAQRGLGSNASGDVAVDAAVRYPAPPTDIAAVPSYLGSLTGTLADSLYFSTVTFTTLGFGDFSPVGFGRVLATVESALGVTLFAVLVFVLGRRATR